One segment of Apus apus isolate bApuApu2 chromosome 1, bApuApu2.pri.cur, whole genome shotgun sequence DNA contains the following:
- the ATXN7L1 gene encoding ataxin-7-like protein 1 isoform X4, whose amino-acid sequence MCKPSPSPASPACNSRASLVQMKPKSCISGHNPVSSNSKPFKTPKDNLLTSSSKQHTVFPSKVSRDKPCVPVPVVSLEKIPNLVKADGANVKMNSATTTTITSSSASSSTVPAPTLVKSGLTSKSVPPSPEKILNGKGIIAPSIDKKHQNGTKSSNKPYKRLSEREFDPNKHCGVLDPETKKPCTRSLTCKTHSLNHRRAVPGRKKQFDILLAEHKARSREKEVAKDKEHPPSVRESYQSQPTPAQDSLSGSSVNSGQESKVTSPAKSRPPNSVLPRPSSANSINSNSSSNHSGYVPELPLPSMGGDLTSRLSSDEGEVDGAEESEKLDCHFSGHHPRPLGFCSYGSRLMGRGYYVFDRRWDHFRFALNSMVEKHLNSQMWKKIPPAADSPMPSPAAHVSTPFSASVLQPFSNPSAVYLPSTPISSRITSSSYIMTSAMLSNAAFVTTSDTNSIMSHTTAFPHGAASLSIMDSTFKAPSAVSPVPAVIPSPSHKPSKTKTSKSSKVKDLSSRSDESSSNKKKKPQSSSSSSSSSLSLQTSSSSSFSGSHKKNCILNPSSTLNSYQATSSYNSMSVHNTNNGTSPLSAKSEPSGRTSLSSSSTDSVKHMSMVVSSIDSSNLSVSSLVHHSGDHSLGAHNAVSSLPLSFDKSEGKKRKNSSSSSKACKITKMPGMNSVHRKSTANLISAVPDPTSSSISRQIGKNSSVALSQSSPSSTSNPVHNRQKTSNRTGRIRTLP is encoded by the exons TGTTCCTGTTCCAGTAGTCAGTCTAGAGAAAATTCCTAACCTAGTGAAGGCAGATGGTGCCAATGTTAAAATGAATTCTGCAACCACTACCACCATCAcctcctcctcagcctcttcATCCACCGTTCCTGCTCCAACTTTGGTTAAATCTGGTTTGACATCCAAGTCAGTGCCACCATCACCAGAAAAGATTCTGAATGGCAAAGGAATTATAGCTCCATCAATAGACAAGAAACACCAAAATGGCACTAAAAGCAGTAACAAGCCTTACAAAAGACTTTCAG AAAGAGAATTTGACCCAAATAAACACTGTGGAGTACTGGATCCTGAAACAAAGAAACCTTGCACAAGATCACTCACCTGCAAG ACTCATTCACTTAATCATCGACGAGCAGTTCCAGGCCGTAAAAAACAGTTTGACATCCTTCTAGCTGAACACAAAGCTCGATCCAGGGAAAAAGAAGTTGCAAAAGACAAAGAGCATCCACCATCTGTAAGGGAAAGCTATCAGAGCCAGCCCACACCAGCACAAGACTCTCTGTCAGGATCTTCAGTGAACTCTGGGCAAGAATCTAAAGTAACATCTCCTGCAAAATCTAGACCACCAAATTCTGTACTTCCCAG ACCATCATCTGCAAATAGCATAAACAGCAACAGTTCTTCAAACCACAGTGGGTACGTACCAGAGCTGCCACTGCCTTCCATGGGAGGAGATTTAACAAGCAGATTGTCCAGTGATGAAGGAGAAGTGGACGGAGCTGAAGAATCTGAGAAATTAGACTGTCATTTTTCTGGACACCATCCCAGACCTCTTGGG ttttgttcctATGGTAGTCGCTTAATGGGAAGAGGGTACTATGTCTTTGACAGAAGATGGGACCATTTTCGATTCGCACTAAACTCCATGGTAGAAAAACATTTGAACTCACAGATGTGGAA AAAAATTCCTCCTGCGGCAGATAGTCCCAtgccttctccagctgcacATGTCTCCACTCCTTTTTCAGCATCAGTCTTGCAGCCTTTCAGCAACCCCAGTGCAGTGTATCTTCCTTCAACACCGATCAGTTCAAGAATCACTTCTTCTTCTTACATCATGACATCAGCCATGTTATCAAATGCAGCCTTTGTGACAACGTCAGATACGAATTCCATCATGTCACACACTACAGCTTTTCCTCATGGGGCTGCGAGCCTAAGCATCATGGACTCAACTTTTAAGGCACCATCAGCTGTGTCACCAGTGCCAGCAGTcatcccttccccatcccacaagccttccaaaacaaaaaccagcaaaTCCTCAAAAGTGAAAGACCTGTCATCTCGGAGTGATGAGTCTTCAAGTAACAAAAAGAAGAAGCCGCAGTCATCCTCATCGTCCTCATCATCCTCATTATCTTTGCAGACATCTTCCTCGTCTTCATTTTCAGGGTCCCACAAAAAGAACTGTATCCTGAACCCCAGTTCAACTTTGAACTCCTATCAGGCTACATCTTCCTACAACAGCATGTCTGTGCACAATACAAATAATGGAACAAGCCCACTCAGTGCCAAATCGGAGCCCTCAGGACGGACTTCACTATCAAGTAGTTCCACAGACTCAGTGAAACACATGAGCATGGTAGTCAGCAGTATTGACTCTTCTAACCTGTCTGTATCTTCTCTCGTGCACCACTCGGGGGACCACTCCCTGGGAGCACATAATGCAGTGTCTTCTCTCCCCCTTTCGTTCGacaaatcagaaggaaaaaaacgTAAAAACTCTAGTTCTAGTAGCAAAGCCTGTAAAATCACTAAAATGCCTGGTATGAATAGTGTTCACAGAAAGAGCACTGCCAACCTTATTTCTGCGGTGCCAGATCCTACAAGCAGCTCCATCTCTCGGCAG ATTGGAAAAAATAGCAGTGTAGCTTTGTCACAATCCAGTCCTTCGAGTACATCAAACCCCGTACACAACAGACAA AAGACATCAAACCGAACTGGTAGAATAAGGACTCTTCCCTAA